The following coding sequences are from one Candidatus Nitronereus thalassa window:
- the malQ gene encoding 4-alpha-glucanotransferase: protein MKGIRFPLIRHPPLNLCDLDQMLLTLKHEKALQALARLHGIELRYRDGTGMDRVVPSSALHSLLHAMGVKVGTEDEARQSLKAVRHRRWTSVLDEVFVVWESEATSLWQLTLPLKPSALSHLTVWWQLIDEHGREFSGERSGDSLALLASRTIHGTDYCRLGVPFPDQLPLGYYRLSVSVSGLPSKISGNAFVVVAPRQCYLPDQPSRSWGLTVQLYGLASGRNWGIGDFTDLSRLATWAGHRLGASTIGINPLHALSPQSISPYSPSSRLFFNPLYLDIEAIPEFQEAHTVRDQVYNQPFQERLERLRKNPTVDYESIRGIKLPILESLYGAFCQRHVAAGSDRAQAFERFVKQQGIALFRFALFQVLQEQYPQVYWRHWPREYQDPTSVAVEEFSHRNFERLQFFQYVQWQCVEQLHQLNVAAKKAGVSFGLYHDLAVGIDAGGADAWIFQDQLARGVSIGAPPDTFNLSGQNWGLQSPIPSRLRSHAFQYFRETLSHNMEFGGMLRIDHALGLFRLYWIPDGKSGSEGAYVRFPVDELLAILALESVRHQVMVVAEDLGTVTPTIRRKFAQAGLLSYRLLMFEKGSGQRYRAPNMYPELALASVNTHDLPTLRGFWVGRDIETKDQIGLYPSLAHMDEDRVTRIRDRQALLHALGKENLLPHGTSALAEDLPNLSDDLCQATYAYLARTPCRIVATSLEDLLGEVDTPNIPGAPEGAYPVWQKKLSRPFEEWQNDPGLLEFAAAVHRERAAFSS from the coding sequence ATGAAGGGGATTCGCTTCCCCTTGATTCGCCATCCACCACTCAACCTTTGCGATCTGGATCAGATGCTGTTGACCCTCAAACATGAAAAAGCCCTACAGGCCCTTGCGCGTCTTCATGGTATCGAATTGCGATATCGCGATGGCACGGGCATGGACCGGGTAGTCCCGTCTTCCGCCCTTCATTCATTGTTGCATGCGATGGGGGTGAAGGTGGGGACTGAGGATGAGGCTCGCCAGTCTCTGAAGGCCGTTCGTCATCGGCGATGGACTTCAGTACTTGATGAAGTTTTTGTCGTGTGGGAAAGCGAGGCTACTTCCCTTTGGCAATTGACTCTTCCTCTGAAACCTTCAGCGCTTTCGCATTTGACCGTGTGGTGGCAACTGATTGATGAGCATGGTCGAGAGTTTAGTGGTGAGCGGTCAGGGGATTCTCTTGCACTGTTGGCCTCGCGGACAATTCATGGAACGGACTATTGCCGATTGGGAGTGCCGTTTCCTGACCAGTTACCCCTAGGATATTATCGTCTTTCGGTGAGTGTCTCAGGATTGCCTAGTAAGATCAGTGGGAATGCGTTCGTGGTTGTGGCCCCGCGGCAATGTTACCTTCCTGATCAGCCTTCTCGATCGTGGGGCCTAACCGTTCAGTTATATGGGTTGGCTAGTGGCCGCAACTGGGGCATTGGGGACTTTACGGACCTTTCAAGGTTGGCCACTTGGGCAGGGCATCGCCTCGGCGCTTCAACCATTGGTATTAACCCACTTCACGCTTTGTCTCCCCAATCAATCAGCCCCTATTCTCCGTCAAGCCGATTATTTTTTAATCCTTTATATCTTGATATTGAGGCCATTCCTGAATTTCAAGAGGCGCATACTGTACGTGACCAGGTCTACAACCAGCCATTTCAAGAGCGTTTAGAACGACTGAGGAAAAATCCTACGGTTGATTACGAAAGCATCCGTGGTATCAAGTTGCCGATACTGGAATCTTTATATGGCGCGTTTTGCCAACGTCATGTTGCCGCAGGTTCTGATCGTGCTCAGGCCTTTGAGCGTTTTGTCAAACAACAAGGCATAGCCTTATTCAGATTTGCCCTCTTCCAGGTGTTACAGGAACAGTATCCGCAAGTGTATTGGCGACACTGGCCAAGAGAATATCAAGATCCCACCTCGGTAGCGGTTGAAGAATTTTCCCATCGAAATTTCGAACGACTCCAATTTTTTCAATATGTGCAGTGGCAATGTGTGGAGCAACTTCATCAGCTAAACGTGGCTGCGAAGAAGGCTGGGGTCTCTTTTGGGCTGTACCATGATCTGGCCGTGGGTATTGATGCCGGGGGGGCTGATGCCTGGATATTTCAAGACCAGCTGGCACGCGGGGTTTCCATTGGCGCCCCGCCTGATACCTTTAATTTATCCGGACAAAATTGGGGCTTACAGTCCCCAATTCCCAGTCGTCTGAGATCACATGCCTTTCAATATTTTCGAGAAACGCTCTCTCATAATATGGAATTTGGGGGCATGTTGCGGATTGATCATGCGCTTGGACTGTTTCGATTGTATTGGATCCCCGACGGCAAGTCTGGCAGTGAGGGGGCCTATGTTCGGTTTCCGGTTGACGAGTTATTAGCCATCTTGGCGTTGGAAAGTGTTCGGCATCAGGTGATGGTTGTGGCGGAGGATTTGGGAACTGTGACCCCAACGATTCGACGAAAGTTTGCTCAGGCGGGGTTGTTGTCGTATCGATTGCTGATGTTTGAAAAGGGTTCCGGTCAACGGTATCGAGCCCCCAATATGTACCCTGAACTCGCCTTGGCATCCGTCAATACGCACGATTTGCCAACCCTTCGGGGATTTTGGGTGGGTCGGGATATTGAGACCAAGGACCAAATTGGGTTATACCCCTCACTGGCTCATATGGATGAAGATCGAGTGACGCGTATCCGAGATCGGCAAGCCCTGCTCCACGCTTTGGGTAAGGAAAATCTGTTACCTCATGGGACGTCCGCTTTGGCTGAAGATCTGCCTAACTTGTCGGATGATTTGTGTCAGGCTACATATGCCTATCTGGCTCGGACTCCCTGCCGCATAGTGGCGACCTCTTTGGAAGATTTATTGGGAGAGGTGGATACGCCAAATATACCTGGTGCACCAGAAGGTGCGTATCCGGTGTGGCAAAAAAAGTTGAGCCGACCCTTCGAAGAATGGCAGAATGATCCAGGTCTGCTTGAGTTCGCCGCAGCTGTCCATCGCGAGCGGGCAGCGTTCTCTTCCTAA
- a CDS encoding YtxH domain-containing protein — translation MDSEARCLMVAGLTFFSGLILGIGMGVLLAPQSGSRTRRHLRSMMEDMGERAGEWVDDAKETMNDMVDRGKNLGRHS, via the coding sequence ATGGATTCCGAAGCACGTTGTTTGATGGTGGCTGGTTTGACATTTTTTTCTGGATTAATCCTCGGGATAGGAATGGGGGTATTACTAGCTCCTCAATCCGGGAGTCGGACCCGTCGACATCTCCGCAGCATGATGGAAGATATGGGCGAGCGTGCCGGTGAATGGGTGGATGATGCCAAGGAAACCATGAACGATATGGTTGATCGCGGAAAAAACCTAGGCCGTCATTCCTGA
- a CDS encoding PEP-CTERM sorting domain-containing protein: MNVQSTIRKGLFACIMTVVAAAPSWAAPVNITVQSGNFPGFIATFVHNNSTAGGSPIYNPLVGTLMGDLDYWSGGWRLSNIMGVMTDNRGSYLGSTVTISNGWLHDGGSEYAHGYFDYTISGGPKDGYTGTFNFLNTQSANFLTETTVQLWGGDVSNSIGMDFRANISPKPVPEPSTMILFGSGLVGLVGWRYRKAQA, encoded by the coding sequence ATGAATGTACAATCCACCATCCGAAAGGGTTTGTTTGCCTGTATCATGACCGTGGTTGCTGCAGCACCAAGCTGGGCCGCGCCAGTCAACATAACAGTACAAAGCGGAAATTTCCCAGGATTTATCGCAACCTTTGTTCATAACAACTCTACTGCAGGTGGATCCCCCATTTACAATCCTTTAGTAGGAACCTTGATGGGAGATCTAGATTATTGGTCTGGGGGTTGGAGGCTTTCCAACATTATGGGGGTGATGACAGATAACAGAGGATCGTATCTGGGGAGCACCGTGACCATTTCGAATGGATGGCTTCATGATGGTGGTTCAGAGTATGCCCACGGCTATTTTGATTACACTATCAGTGGAGGTCCCAAGGATGGTTACACTGGAACCTTTAACTTCTTGAATACCCAAAGTGCCAATTTCTTAACCGAAACGACAGTGCAGCTATGGGGCGGAGATGTGTCAAACTCTATCGGCATGGATTTCCGTGCCAATATCTCCCCGAAGCCAGTACCGGAACCCAGCACCATGATTCTTTTTGGTTCAGGCCTTGTCGGCTTAGTTGGATGGCGCTACCGGAAGGCTCAAGCGTAG
- the secA gene encoding preprotein translocase subunit SecA, translating into MFVRLLNLIFGSKNDRELKALQPLVAQINEMEPPLQNLSLEALADKTQTFKKRIEAGETVDDILPEAFAVCREASRRILGMRHFDVQLLGGMVLNQGKISEMKTGEGKTLMATLPVYLNSLTGKGVHLVTVNDYLAKRDAQWMGAVYHSLGCSVGVIQHESSFLYDPHYEAADKRLNNLRPCTRPEAYRADITYGTNNEFGFDYLRDNLVVTDLRQRVQRELHYAIVDEVDSILIDEARTPLIISGPTEQNTDLYNQINRIIPQLKPEEDYTIEEKSKTATLTEEGNAKVEKLLGVDNLYDMRNLNLVHHVVKALSAHAIYKRDVDYVVKDGEVQIVDEFTGRLMPGRRWGDGLHQAVEAKEGVKIANENQTLASVTFQNFFRMYEKLAGMTGTADTEAAEFAKIYNLDVNVIPTNRPMIRIDHPDVVYRTEKEKFTAIAEEIKEYHERGQPVLVGTISIEKSERLSAMLKHQGVKHHVLNAKFHEKEAEIIALAGQKGAVTLATNMAGRGTDIVLGGSPEALYKQQVVYRGEDLTDEQKQAAFEKIKVQCEKEKEEVLTLGGLHIVGTERHESRRIDNQLRGRAGRQGDPGSTRFFLSLQDDLMRIFASERVSNLMLKLGMEEGVPIEHGMVTKSIENAQKKVEAHNFEIRKQLLEYDDVMNKQREIIYAHRGAVLSGSSLEEDVRDWMEDVVDSLLATHCPEEEYAEAWNLEGLRDVVHGQCGAELITVDEMKDMGRDGLREELLERMRALFEQRQKERDQHIGPEVRHQLERALVLQVIDHHWKEHLLGMDQLRDGIGLRGYGQKDPLAEYKREGYDMFSGMMDLIKSDALERLFKVQVVQGEKPQEVKEVDQPRQMSFNRGEAAAPKTVHRAEDKVGRNDPCPCGSGKKYKKCHGA; encoded by the coding sequence ATGTTTGTCCGCCTCCTGAACCTGATCTTTGGTAGCAAAAATGATCGTGAGCTCAAGGCCTTGCAGCCTCTTGTGGCTCAGATCAATGAAATGGAACCCCCTCTCCAGAATCTCTCCCTGGAAGCCTTGGCCGATAAAACCCAAACCTTTAAAAAGCGCATTGAAGCTGGAGAAACCGTAGACGACATTTTGCCCGAAGCCTTTGCCGTGTGTCGTGAGGCTTCCCGTCGAATTTTAGGCATGCGCCATTTTGATGTGCAGCTTTTAGGTGGCATGGTTCTCAATCAGGGGAAAATTTCGGAAATGAAAACCGGTGAAGGGAAAACCTTGATGGCGACCCTGCCGGTGTATCTCAATTCGCTCACCGGAAAGGGTGTGCATCTCGTAACGGTCAATGATTACTTGGCCAAACGCGATGCCCAATGGATGGGTGCGGTGTATCATTCCCTCGGATGCTCTGTCGGCGTGATTCAACACGAATCCTCATTTTTATATGACCCCCATTACGAAGCTGCTGACAAGCGGCTGAATAATTTGCGTCCCTGTACCCGTCCGGAGGCATATCGGGCGGATATTACCTATGGCACCAACAATGAATTTGGATTCGATTACCTACGCGACAATTTGGTGGTGACGGACCTTCGGCAGCGTGTCCAACGAGAATTGCACTATGCCATTGTCGACGAAGTCGATAGCATTCTGATTGATGAAGCCCGAACACCGCTGATTATTTCAGGTCCGACTGAGCAGAATACGGATTTGTATAACCAAATCAATCGGATCATTCCCCAATTAAAGCCAGAAGAAGACTATACCATCGAAGAAAAATCCAAGACCGCCACGTTGACTGAAGAAGGCAACGCTAAGGTGGAAAAACTTTTGGGCGTGGATAACCTCTACGACATGCGGAATCTCAATCTGGTTCACCATGTAGTGAAAGCCTTATCAGCCCATGCGATTTATAAGCGGGACGTGGATTATGTCGTCAAAGATGGGGAAGTCCAGATTGTCGATGAATTCACTGGGAGGCTCATGCCCGGGCGTCGGTGGGGAGATGGCTTGCACCAAGCGGTCGAGGCCAAGGAAGGGGTAAAGATTGCCAATGAAAATCAAACCTTGGCGTCGGTCACCTTTCAAAACTTTTTTCGCATGTATGAAAAACTCGCCGGCATGACAGGGACGGCTGATACCGAAGCCGCGGAGTTCGCCAAAATCTACAATCTGGATGTGAACGTCATTCCTACCAATCGTCCGATGATTCGGATCGATCATCCCGATGTGGTCTATCGTACGGAAAAAGAAAAATTCACGGCGATTGCCGAGGAAATCAAAGAATATCACGAACGTGGGCAGCCCGTGTTAGTCGGGACTATTTCCATCGAAAAGTCCGAGCGGCTCTCTGCCATGTTGAAACACCAGGGCGTAAAACATCATGTGTTGAATGCCAAATTCCATGAGAAAGAAGCCGAGATTATTGCCCTTGCCGGTCAAAAGGGCGCGGTGACGTTGGCGACGAATATGGCAGGTCGTGGGACGGATATTGTGCTGGGGGGCAGCCCCGAAGCCTTATATAAACAACAGGTCGTGTATCGCGGAGAAGATCTCACGGATGAACAAAAACAAGCGGCCTTTGAAAAAATAAAAGTGCAATGCGAAAAGGAAAAAGAAGAGGTTTTAACGCTTGGTGGCCTGCACATTGTTGGAACCGAACGTCACGAGAGCCGTCGGATCGATAATCAGCTGCGTGGACGGGCGGGGCGGCAAGGGGACCCGGGGTCCACACGATTCTTTCTCTCCCTCCAAGATGATTTAATGCGGATTTTTGCCTCGGAGCGTGTCTCCAATCTCATGCTTAAATTGGGCATGGAAGAAGGGGTGCCTATTGAACATGGGATGGTGACCAAATCCATTGAAAATGCACAAAAGAAGGTGGAGGCCCACAATTTCGAAATTCGTAAGCAGCTTCTGGAGTATGATGATGTCATGAATAAGCAACGAGAGATCATCTATGCTCATCGAGGGGCTGTGTTATCTGGGTCTTCCTTAGAGGAAGATGTTCGCGATTGGATGGAAGATGTTGTGGACTCGCTCCTTGCGACGCATTGTCCTGAAGAGGAGTACGCCGAAGCATGGAATCTGGAGGGCCTGCGGGACGTTGTGCATGGACAATGTGGCGCCGAACTTATCACAGTAGATGAGATGAAGGACATGGGACGTGATGGTCTTCGGGAGGAACTGCTGGAGCGAATGCGGGCCCTGTTTGAACAAAGACAAAAGGAGCGCGACCAGCATATTGGTCCTGAGGTGCGCCATCAGCTTGAACGAGCACTCGTTCTGCAGGTGATCGATCATCATTGGAAAGAACATTTATTAGGCATGGATCAATTGCGCGATGGGATCGGTCTTCGTGGCTATGGTCAAAAAGACCCTCTCGCGGAATATAAGCGGGAGGGCTATGACATGTTTTCGGGGATGATGGACTTGATTAAGTCCGATGCCTTGGAGCGTTTATTCAAAGTCCAGGTCGTACAGGGCGAGAAACCTCAAGAAGTCAAAGAAGTGGACCAACCCAGACAGATGAGCTTCAATCGTGGGGAAGCTGCCGCTCCTAAAACCGTACACCGAGCCGAAGATAAAGTTGGCCGCAATGACCCCTGCCCTTGCGGTAGCGGTAAGAAATATAAAAAATGCCATGGCGCGTAA
- a CDS encoding energy transducer TonB: MIYPNFWRLSQTVTTLCFTLTTFVFGTPEVRGEDYPEEPVAILDTIEVPATFVIQEERKISIPLPEMNDFTPLPIGPLVQASLPPPSTATMDSVKVTRDPIADIKGKRTPVRPAKAERPPYPQFAREQGWEGTVILRIRVNQQGLVDSVQTQKSSGFPILDVSALQSVKSWRFEPAKDGEFLLAATVDLPIRFDLDEP; this comes from the coding sequence ATGATATATCCAAATTTTTGGCGGCTTTCTCAAACTGTTACAACCCTATGTTTCACATTAACCACCTTCGTCTTCGGCACTCCAGAAGTGCGGGGAGAAGACTACCCCGAGGAACCAGTGGCCATACTCGATACCATCGAAGTTCCAGCCACGTTTGTCATCCAAGAGGAACGAAAAATTTCGATCCCGCTTCCTGAAATGAACGACTTTACTCCCCTACCTATAGGACCTTTGGTGCAGGCGAGCCTGCCCCCCCCATCCACGGCGACTATGGATTCGGTCAAAGTGACTCGAGATCCCATTGCAGATATTAAAGGAAAACGAACCCCAGTCCGGCCAGCCAAGGCTGAACGCCCACCCTATCCACAATTCGCCCGGGAACAAGGTTGGGAAGGCACCGTGATACTGAGAATTCGAGTTAACCAACAAGGTTTGGTAGATTCTGTGCAAACTCAAAAAAGTTCTGGATTTCCGATTCTTGATGTCAGTGCTTTGCAATCCGTCAAATCCTGGAGGTTCGAACCTGCCAAGGACGGAGAATTTCTTCTCGCGGCCACCGTTGATCTTCCCATTCGCTTTGACCTTGATGAACCGTAA
- a CDS encoding tetratricopeptide repeat protein — MSPRLLVFDTIRIGVFSLLLSLGSPLQCWADQAQDLYNQALSHVQRQDFSQASQTLQQALQVFPRFAAAHHLLGVVLFNGLHQPEKAIQHLEHAVNLHPNFARAYLDLGLVYQHAGNMPKAKQALEKAMEIYPRYAEAQLNLAFVFDQMHSTEKAIEAYLAALKLNPNHPTALYNLATLYDSQGHPDQAKQYLEKLTKIDPNHANAWLILAQLAEKQNQTNQAIQSYKRALQIDNNLLEAHYALGFLLQAKEQSQQAAEHFQQVIRLNPKHAEAHLNLGVLYANLNKLDQAEQEYQSAISLNPQLVEAYYNLGVFYEFYRKDTGRALAQYKKYAELGGKDERVGNLLKKTGQ; from the coding sequence ATGAGCCCACGATTACTTGTTTTTGACACTATTCGTATCGGTGTGTTTTCCCTCCTGCTCAGCCTTGGCAGTCCACTCCAATGCTGGGCTGATCAGGCACAGGATTTGTACAATCAAGCCTTGTCTCATGTTCAACGGCAAGACTTTTCACAAGCCTCCCAAACCTTGCAACAAGCCCTCCAGGTTTTTCCTCGATTCGCCGCTGCCCACCATTTGTTGGGCGTCGTGCTGTTTAATGGATTGCATCAACCAGAAAAGGCGATTCAGCATTTAGAACATGCAGTAAACCTGCACCCAAATTTTGCCCGCGCCTACCTCGACCTTGGTTTGGTGTATCAACATGCCGGCAATATGCCGAAAGCCAAGCAGGCCTTAGAAAAAGCCATGGAGATCTATCCCCGCTATGCCGAGGCCCAACTCAATTTGGCGTTCGTGTTTGACCAAATGCATTCAACGGAAAAAGCCATTGAGGCCTATTTGGCCGCCCTGAAGCTGAACCCCAACCATCCCACGGCACTGTATAACCTGGCCACGTTGTATGATAGCCAAGGACATCCTGATCAGGCCAAACAATATTTGGAAAAATTGACCAAAATTGATCCAAACCATGCCAATGCCTGGTTAATACTTGCCCAATTGGCCGAAAAACAGAATCAAACGAACCAGGCCATTCAATCATACAAACGGGCCCTGCAGATCGATAATAATTTACTGGAAGCGCATTACGCCTTGGGATTTCTGTTGCAAGCCAAAGAACAATCACAACAAGCTGCGGAACATTTTCAACAAGTCATCCGCCTTAATCCCAAACATGCTGAAGCCCACTTAAACCTTGGGGTTCTTTATGCAAATCTCAACAAACTCGACCAAGCCGAGCAGGAATATCAATCCGCGATTTCGCTGAACCCTCAACTCGTGGAAGCCTACTATAACCTCGGAGTTTTTTATGAGTTTTATCGGAAAGATACAGGGCGAGCATTGGCACAATACAAAAAATACGCTGAGCTTGGTGGAAAAGACGAACGGGTGGGCAACCTACTGAAAAAAACCGGTCAATGA
- a CDS encoding energy transducer TonB, with the protein MSFAFAATAPMKSLSSEPPFLPFWAWSGLLHLGILALLSLTQVTSQLEKTPSVVKVTLIEAATPSTAPSTTQKTKNKEATPQPPAMLKAQRSVLPTPPPPPKVAKPLTTPTAPLTMAQVAVPQNSRERAQPIERSPLRDSRADNQVEFKNFLKVTQRMPVSRSYSLPTTPELNPSTSATQIPTHIPSPHIEAITTRDSPESIRSVTPNVLKAMAPGVGTIGKSKVGLGRTLPPVYPRIAREAGWEGTVVVRVAVQPDGHPEKIEIRKSSGYPVLDEAAVEAVKKWQFSPAKDGNIPIRSIVEIPINFDLRKQG; encoded by the coding sequence ATGAGTTTTGCCTTTGCCGCCACGGCCCCCATGAAATCGCTCTCTTCCGAACCACCATTTTTGCCCTTTTGGGCATGGTCGGGACTGCTCCATCTTGGAATCCTCGCTCTATTAAGCTTGACGCAAGTCACAAGCCAACTCGAAAAGACACCGTCCGTGGTAAAGGTCACCTTAATTGAAGCCGCCACTCCCAGCACCGCCCCTTCAACAACCCAGAAAACAAAAAATAAGGAAGCAACGCCTCAGCCACCGGCCATGTTGAAGGCGCAACGCTCGGTTTTACCAACTCCACCGCCGCCCCCAAAGGTTGCCAAACCTCTTACGACGCCAACGGCTCCTCTTACCATGGCTCAAGTCGCTGTCCCTCAGAATTCTCGGGAACGCGCCCAGCCGATAGAACGATCTCCGCTACGAGATTCCCGTGCGGATAACCAGGTGGAATTTAAAAACTTTTTAAAAGTAACTCAACGAATGCCAGTATCGCGCTCTTATTCCCTACCCACCACACCTGAACTCAATCCCTCCACTTCTGCCACGCAGATTCCAACCCACATCCCTTCTCCTCACATTGAGGCCATAACCACAAGAGACAGTCCGGAGTCCATTCGATCGGTCACACCAAATGTTCTCAAGGCCATGGCACCAGGCGTTGGCACTATTGGCAAATCAAAGGTGGGTTTGGGACGCACCCTTCCCCCTGTCTATCCTCGGATTGCCCGAGAAGCCGGCTGGGAGGGCACCGTGGTTGTGCGCGTCGCTGTTCAACCAGATGGCCATCCCGAGAAGATAGAAATTCGTAAAAGCAGTGGATACCCAGTGCTCGATGAAGCTGCGGTAGAAGCCGTCAAAAAATGGCAATTCTCCCCGGCCAAAGATGGCAATATCCCCATTCGCAGCATTGTGGAAATCCCCATCAATTTCGACTTGAGAAAACAAGGTTAA
- a CDS encoding MotA/TolQ/ExbB proton channel family protein, with amino-acid sequence MIQMFMAGGWMMIPIVISSLVAVAIVLERGWWFYHMPPNDHADRLINLVTQGKLTDALAFNDREPHFMLRVLKAGLQARTAAPEKAMEAAAIAELSRMKRGMPALDTIITLAPLLGLLGTIIGMIDSFGVMADQGIGQPHAVTGGVAEALICTAAGIFVAVIALVPYNYFQARIEQYTELIEYYATRLESALQETLEKTPRETPSRPKKESPN; translated from the coding sequence ATGATACAAATGTTTATGGCCGGCGGATGGATGATGATCCCTATTGTCATCAGCTCGCTCGTGGCCGTCGCCATCGTCTTAGAACGAGGATGGTGGTTTTACCACATGCCACCCAACGACCATGCCGATCGTCTGATCAACCTTGTGACCCAAGGGAAGTTGACCGATGCCCTTGCCTTCAATGATCGCGAGCCACATTTCATGCTCCGCGTTTTAAAAGCTGGACTTCAAGCCAGAACCGCCGCTCCGGAAAAAGCCATGGAGGCGGCAGCCATTGCTGAACTCTCCCGAATGAAACGCGGGATGCCAGCTCTGGATACGATCATTACCCTCGCCCCCCTTCTCGGACTTCTAGGAACGATTATTGGAATGATCGATTCATTTGGAGTAATGGCAGATCAAGGGATAGGCCAACCTCATGCCGTAACCGGAGGAGTGGCCGAAGCCTTAATTTGCACCGCAGCAGGCATTTTTGTCGCCGTGATTGCCTTGGTCCCCTACAACTACTTTCAAGCCAGGATTGAACAATACACTGAACTTATTGAATATTACGCCACTCGCCTGGAGTCGGCATTACAAGAAACACTGGAGAAAACCCCGCGTGAGACTCCCAGCCGTCCCAAAAAAGAAAGCCCGAATTGA
- a CDS encoding biopolymer transporter ExbD yields MIDTMFFLLVFFMIATLSMTLQKGMPVNLPTAGSATDDVPEQVSLTLTKKGELFFNKEPIVIQELESRLQSLLDTSEPSVVINADTAVPHGRVIEVMDAIRKTGISNMAIATKPLSP; encoded by the coding sequence ATGATCGACACCATGTTCTTTTTATTGGTGTTTTTCATGATCGCCACACTTTCAATGACCTTACAAAAAGGGATGCCGGTCAATCTTCCCACCGCTGGCTCAGCCACCGATGATGTACCGGAGCAGGTCTCGCTGACACTCACGAAAAAAGGGGAATTGTTCTTTAACAAAGAGCCGATCGTGATCCAGGAACTTGAATCCCGTTTACAAAGTTTGTTAGATACAAGTGAACCATCGGTCGTTATCAATGCTGACACCGCGGTTCCTCACGGACGCGTCATTGAAGTGATGGATGCGATCCGAAAAACGGGAATCTCCAATATGGCGATTGCAACAAAACCACTTTCCCCCTGA
- a CDS encoding helix-turn-helix domain-containing protein, which produces MTQPLLRVSEAAEALNVSRWTIYRWIDEGRLEATKIGRGSLRVFGSSVQALVEGNRKERMWLEPTTV; this is translated from the coding sequence ATGACACAGCCCCTTTTACGCGTCAGTGAAGCTGCCGAAGCCTTAAATGTCAGCCGATGGACCATTTATCGATGGATTGATGAAGGACGCCTGGAGGCGACGAAAATTGGCAGAGGTAGCCTTCGAGTGTTTGGCTCATCGGTCCAGGCCTTAGTTGAAGGCAATCGCAAAGAACGGATGTGGCTGGAACCAACAACCGTATAA